TGCGCAACTGGCGGGTGAAGTCGATGCGCGCGTCGCCCTGTTGCGCCAGCTCGGCGTGCGCGGCGGCGACCGGGTGATGGTCGTCGGCGAGAACTGCGTCGCGCAGGTCGCGCTGATCTTCGCCGCCGCGGAACTCGATGCGTGGATCGTCAATGTCAACGCGCGGCTTTCCGCCGCCGAAATCGCCAACATCCGCGAGCATAGCGGCGCGCGGCGCGTGCTGTTCACGGTGGCCGCGTCGCCCGAGGCGCAGCAGCACGCCGCGCGCGAGGGCGCGGTGGCGCATGGCGACGTCATGGCCGGGCCGCTGAACGAAGCGTGCCTCCCTGAGCCGGTCGATGCCGGCAACGAACAGGTCGCGGCGCTGATCTACACCACCGGCACCACCGGCAGTCCGAAGGGCGTGATGCTCACGCACCGCAACCTGCTGTTCATCGCCGCCGTATCGAGCACCTTGCGCGGCCTGACGCCGCAGGACCGCGCGTATGGCGTGCTGCCGATTTCGCACGTCTACGGCCTGGCGTCGGTCATGTTCGGCACGCTGTATGCGGGCGCCTGCCTGTACCTCGCGCCGCGCTTCTCGGCGCAGGCCATGCTGCGCGCGATCGGCGACGACAGGCTCACCATCCTGCAGGGCGTGCCGGCGATGTACGCGCGGCTGCTCGAGCTGGCGGACAAGCCGCTGGCGTCGCAGCTGCGCTTCCTCTACGCCGGCGGCTCGCCACTCGACCCGGTGCTGAAGGCGCAGGTCGAAAGCGTGTTCGCCCTGCCGCTGCACAACGGCTACGGCATGACGGAAAGCTCGCCGACCATCAGCCAGACCCGCCTCGATGCGCCGCGTGCCGACACCTCGGTGGGCGCCGTCATTCCAGGCGTCGAGGTACGCATCGTCGATGCGGGCGGCGCCGACGTGCCAGCCGGCGAAGCGGGCGAACTGTGGGTCCGCGGACCCAACGTGATGAAGGGGTACTATCGTGAAGCAGCGCTGACCGCGGCGGCGATGCGCCCGGGTGGCTGGCTCAATACCGGCGACATGGCGCGCCAGGACCCGGACGGCGCGCTGTTCATCGTCGGCCGCACCAAGGAGCTGATCATCCGCTCCGGCTTCAACGTCTATCCGCTGGAAGTGGAGACGGCGCTGAACGCGCATCCTGGCGTCGCGCAGTCGGCGGTGGTCGGGCGCGCGCTCGCCGGCGGCAACGAGGAAGTGGTGGCCTTCGTCGAAACGGCGCCAGGCCAGGCGCCGACCGAGCAGGAACTGCGCGACTTCCTGGCGCAGCGCCTGTCGCCGTACAAGTGCCCGTCCGAGATCGTGATCATGAAAGCGCTGCCGGCGGCCGCAACAGGAAAAATTTTGAAGGGCCGGTTGAAAACACTGGCGCAGGAATCGCCACACAAAAAACTGACAAAAGGAGACAAGTAGATGAAGACGACTTTCAAGCGGTTGGCACTGGCAGCGCTGGTTTCGGCGGCCTGCATCGGCGCAGCAAACGCCGAGGAGATCAAGGTCGGCGCGGAGCTGCCGCTCACCGGTTCGCTCGCGCGGGTGGGCGCAGGTATGCAGGAAGGGATCATGGTGGCGCAGGAGGTCTTCAACAAGACCAACGGCAAGCACACGATCAAGGTCATCACCATCGACGACGAGTCGGCGCCGGCCAAGGCCATCGCCGCAGTCGAAAAGCTGGCCAGCGACGGCGTGGTCGCCATCACCGGCGGCTACGGCAGCAACAACATCTCGCCCGCCTCGGACGCGGCCAACAAGCTTGGCCTGGTCTACATCACCTCCGGCGGCGTCGACGACAGCCTGGTCGCCGCCGGCCGCAAGAATTTTTTCCGCATCAATAACTCGGCCGGCTACGAAAAGGCGCTGGTCGGCCTGCTGCAGGACGTGAACGCGAAGTCGGTGTCGATCGTGTATTCGACCAAGGACGCCACCTCGGGCCTGGCCAAGGATGTCGAAAAGGCGCTGGCCGCCAAAGGCGTGAAAGTGGCAATGCACTCGTTCGATCCGGCCATCACCGACTTCAAGCCGATCATCAACAAGGTCAAGCTGCAGGACAAGTCCGAAGTCATCGCGATGGTCGGCTACGAGAACGATTACGTCGGCATCCTGCGCGCTGCGCGCGTGCTCAAGCCGTCGGTCAAGGCGATGGTCGGCGTGTGGTCGCTGGCGACGCCGAAGATGGCGGCCGACTTCCCCGACCTGATGCCGCACGTGTTCGGCACCGCGCTGCTGCCCTTCCCGGCCGAATTCAAGACCGCCGACGGCAAGGCGTTCGCCGACGCGTACAAGACGCTGTACAAGAAGGAGCCTGACTATCTCGGCCAGTTCGGCTACGTGCAGTCGATGCTGCTGTTCGAAGCGATCGCGCGCGCGGCCGACAAGGGCACGCTGAAAAAAGGCGGCGTCGCCGACGAACTGCGCAAGACCGACAAGGAGACGCTGATCGGCCGCGTGCAGTTCGGCGCCAACGGCGACAATCCGAACTTCGTGCACCGCATGGGCCAGCACCAGGACAAGAAGATCGTCATCGTCTGGCCGAAGGAAAGCGCCACCGGCAAGATCGCCTACCCTGCCACGCCCTGGTAAGCCGACATGACTGAACTGATACTGCAGGCGCTGTATTCGGGCTTGCTGCAGGGTGGCTCATACGCCCTCATCGCCCTCGGCCTGGCGCTGGTATTCGGCACCATGAAGGTGATCAACCTCGCGCACGGCGAACTGGTGCTGCTTGCCGCCTACATCGCGTACGCGGTGGAGTCGGGCCTGGGCTGGGGCCCGGTGCTCGCCATCCCGGTTGCGCTGGTGGTGGTGTGCATCGCCGCGGTATCGGTTTATCTCATCGTCAGTCGCATCAAAAAGGACCGCGAGATCAACTCGCTGATCCTCACCTACGGCATCGGCGTCATCCTGACCAACGTGATTCTGCTGGTGTGGCACGCCGACGTGCGCTCCACCAGCTCGACCTGGCTGCAGGAAGCGTTCGTCGTCGGGCCTCTGTTCTCGATGCGCAGCGAGCTGATTTTCTTCGTCGTCAGCATCGTGCTGATGGCAGCGCTGTGGTGGTGGCTGTCGAAAAGCTGGTACGGCCGCGCGGTGCGCGCCGTGTCCAGCAATCGCGATGCCGCGAAGCTGATGGGCGTCGATCCGGGCCGCACCGAGCTGGTGTCATTCATCGTCGCCGGCGTGCTGGCTTCGTTTGCCGGCGTGGCGCTATTCAGCTACGGCGTGATCCAGCCGGCCTACGGCGGCGCGCTGACCGTCAAGGCCTTCATCATCACCGTGCTGGCCGGCGTCGGTTCGATTCCCGGCGTACTGCTCGGCGCGGTGCTGCTTGGCGTGGCCGAAGCGCTCACCGTCACCCTCGCCAGCTCGGCGCTGCAGGAACTGGCCGGCATGACGCTGTTCCTGCTGGTGCTGCTGGTGATGCCCAACGGCCTGTTCGGCGCCGCCCGGAGGCGCGGATGAAATACGCAAAAATCCTCGCGATCCTGATGTTCGCCTACGCCGTCGTGCCGCTGGCGGTCGGCGCCAACAACTACTATATGAGTATGCTGGTCGCCGCGCTGGTGATCGGCGGTGTCGCGCTGTCGTGGGCGCTGCTCGGCAACCTGGGCGGAATGGTCAGCTTCGGCCATTCGGCCTTCGTCGGCATCGGCGCGTACGTGTCGGCCATCCTCTCGGCCAAACACGGGGTTCCGGTGTTGATGGCGGTGCCGCTCGGCGGCATTGGCGCGGTGCTCGCGTCGATCGTGATGATGCCGGTGCTGCGCCTGCGCGGCCCCTACTTTGCGCTGGCGATCCTCGCGTACGCCCACATCTTCCGCATTCTCGCGACCGAATGGAGCTCCGTGACGGGCGGCTCGGGCGGCGTATCCGGCATCCCCGGCTTCCCCGAACTGTTCGGCATGAACAACAAGATGGCTTCCTACCTGGTCGCGGTAACGCTCATCCTCGTGTTCGCGCTGGCTTACCACCGCATCCGCGCCAGCTACTACGGCATCGCCTTGCGCGCCATGCATGACAGCGAGGACGCGACACGCGTCGTCGGCGTCAACAGCACCGTGCTCAAGGCGGGGATGCTGATGGTCTCCGCGTTCATGGCCGGCGTGTTCGGCGCGGTCAACGCGCACTACATCAACTTCCTGGAACCCGACTACGCGTTCAACGCGCTGTGGGTCACGCTGCCGATCGTCGCGGCCATTTTCGGCGGCTACCGCACCATCTCGGGCCCGGTGATCGGCGCGCTGGTCGTCTATCTCGCCGACCAGCTGGTCTTCAAGACGCTGATGCCGACGGGGCACCAGCTGGTGCTCGGCGTGCTGCTGGTACTGATGATCGTGTTCAGCCCTTCGGGCCTGATGTCCTTGTTGAAGAAGAAGCAGGCGGCGCCCCATGCTTGAACTCGACAACGTATCGGTGCGCTTCGGCGGCCTGACCGCCGTCAACGACGTCACCCTGAAGATCGGCAGCCATGACGTGATCGGCCTGGTCGGCTCGAACGGCGCCGGCAAGACCACGCTGTTCAACGCGATCTCGGGCTTGGTCCAGCCGACTGCCGGGGGAATTCGCTTCTTCGACCGCGACGTGATGCGCGCGCCAATGTACCGCCGCGCGCGGCTCGGCATCGGCCGCACCTTCCAGGTGCCGCAGCCAATGCACGAATTGACGGTACGCGAGAACCTGCTGGTGGCGCAGCGCTTCGGCACCGGCCGCGTCGACCAGAAGAAAATCGACGAGATCCTCGACTTCACCAGCTTGCAGGACAAGGCCGGCCGCGACGCGGCGAGCGAACTGGCGCTGACCGAGCTGAAGGCGCTGGAAGTGGCGAAGGCGCTCGCGACCGATCCGAAACTGCTGCTGCTCGACGAGGTGCTGGCCGGCCTGGAGACCACCGGCAAGCGGCGCTTCATGGGTATGCTGCGCGACCTGCACGCCAAATTCGGCGTCGGCATCGTGATGATCGAACACGATATCGAAATCATCTCCGCGCTGTGTCCTCGCGTGGCGGTGCTCAATTTCGGCCAGCTGATCGCGGACGGCACGCCCGACGCGGTATTCCGCGATCCGGCCGTCATCAAAAGCTACACGGGAGCGGCGGATGCTTGAACTGAAGCAGGTGCGCGCCGGGTATGGCGCGATCAATGTGCTGTGGGATGTGTCGCTGTCGGCGGCGAGCGGCCAGCTGACCACCATCATCGGACCGAACGGCGCCGGCAAGACCACGCTGCTGCGCGCGGTCATGGGGCTGGTGCCGGTGACGCAAGGCGAGATCGCCATCGACGGCAGATCGCTGACGGGCACACGCACGTGGGACATGGCGGACCTGGGCGTGGCGATGATCCCGGAAGGCCGCATGGTGTTTCGCGACATGAGCGTCGAGGAGAACCTGATCATGGGCGCGTTCCCGAAGGCGCAGCGTTCGCATCTGGCCACGCGGCTGGAGGAAGCGTTCACGATGTTTCCGCGTCTGCGCGAACGGCGCAAGCAGCTGGCCGGCTCGCTGTCCGGCGGCGAGGCGCAGATGCTGGCGATGGGGCGCGGGCTGATGTCGGATCCAAAGCTGCTGATCATCGACGAGCCCTCGCTGGGACTGGCGCCGCTGGTGGTCAACGAGCTGTTCGAGATCCTGGCGCGGCTGAAGGATGGCAAGCGGACGATCATCCTGGTCGAGCAGAATACCCAGCGCGCGGTGGGCGTCGCGGACCATGTGTACCTGATGCAGAGCGGGAAAGTGGTGATGTCGAAGGCCGCGGCGGAAGTCGACCTGGAGCACTTGCACGAGCTTTACTTCGCTCGATAACGACAGCTAGCTCGTCGTACCCGCGAAGGCAGGTACCCATACTGAGCGTGCATCTGAGGGGAAGGAAATTCAGCATGGGTACCTTCCTTCGCAGGTACGACGTTTGCGGGTCTGACCATTGGTCAGACCTTGATCATCGGCCGAAGTTCCGCCCACACCATCCCGGCGTCCATTTTATTCATGCAGTCGTGATGGCCCAGCGGGCACTCGCGCTGTTTGCACGGCGAGCATGCCAGGCGTAGTGAAATCGATTTGGCCATATCCGAAAACGGCGGCGCGTGATCCGGATCGGTCGGCCCGTACAGCGCCACCACCGGGCGGTTCAGCGCCGAGGCGATGTGCAGCAGCCCCGAGTCGTTGGCCACCACCGCGTCGGCGCGCGCGATCAGTGCAATCGCTTCGCCCAGCCTGGTGGCGCCAGCCAGGTTGAACATGCCTTCCTTGCCGCTGCCGGCGATCACTTCGTCGCACGCTTCCCTGTCTTTCGGTGAACCAAGCAGCGCAATTTGCGCCGTCGGATCGTGCGCGAAGATCTGTCTTGCAAGCTGCGCGAAATGCGCCGCCGGCCATCGCTTCGCCGCGCCGAATTCGGCGCCCGGCGCAAAAACCACCAGCGGGCGATCCAGAGCGATGCCGGTCTTCGCGCACACCGCCGCAATTTCCTCGCTGCTGGCTCCCATGCGCGGCCGCGGCGCAGGCGTCAGCGCCATCGAAGGATCCTGCGCCAGCGCGGCGTAGAACGGCACCATCGGGCGCGGCGGCGTGTCGTCGTGATGCATCACGTTGAGCAGGCCGTAGCGCATCTCGCCCTTGTAGCCGACGCGCTCGGGAATCCCGGCCAGCCAGGGAATCAGCGCGTACTTGAGGGTATTGGGCAGCACGTATGCGTCGGCATATCCGCGCTGGCGCAGCTCGCGCGCGTAGCGCCAGCGTTCCTTCAATTGCAGCGCGCCGTGCCGGAACGGGGTTTCAAGCACGGTATCGACTTCGGCCATCGCGCGCCACACCGGCGACACCGACGGCGGCGCCAGCACGTCGATCGCGCGGTCGGGATGCTTCTGCTTCAGCCGCTGCAGCAGCGGCTGCGCCATCACCGCGTCGCCGATCCAGTTCGGCGAAATCACCAGGGTGCGGCGGTTCACGCAGCCTCCGAGAACTGCAGCCTGTAGAGGTTCGCGTACATGCCGCCGGCGGCCAGCAGTTCGTCATGGCGGCCGGACTCGATGATGCGGCCCTGCTCCATCACGACGATGCGGTCGGCGCGCTCCACCGTCGACAGGCGGTGCGCGATCACCAGCGTGGTGCGGCCTTGCATCAGCGTGTCGAGCGCGGCCTGCACCGCGCGTTCCGATTCGTTGTCCAGCGCGGACGTCGCCTCATCGAGAATGAGGATCGGCGCGTCCTTGTAGATGGCGCGCGCGATGGCCACGCGCTGGCGCTGCCCGCCCGACAGGCGCATGCCATTCTCGCCGATCATCGTGTCCACGCCATCGGGCAGCGCGGCGACCACGTCGCTCAGGTGCGCGGCCTTGATGGCAGCGGCCAGGCGCGCGCCATCGACCTGCTCGGCGCCATACGCGATGTTGGCGCCCAGCGTATCGTCGAACAGCACTACGTTCTGGCTGACCATCGCCAGTTGCGCGCGCAGGCTGGTGAGCTTGATGTCCTCGTACGGCACGCCGTCAAGCACGATGCGGCCCGATTCGGGCGAATAGAAGCGCGTGACCAGGTTGACGAACGTGGATTTGCCGCCGCCCGAAATGCCGACCAGCGCCACCGTCTGTCCAGGCAGGATCTCGAGCGACACGTTCGACAGCGCCAGCGGAACGCTCCCGGGATAGCGGAACGACACGTTCTCGAACTTCAGGTGGCCCTTCGCGCGGCCCAGCACTGTGGTGCCGGTATCGTGCTCCGCCGGCGCGTCGATCATTGCGTACACGGTTTCGGCGGCGATCATCCCGCGCTGCATCGGGCCGTTCACTTCCACCAGCGCCTTGAGCGGCTGCAGCAGCATCAGCATCATGGTGATGAAGTTGGTGAATTCGCCGACGCTCATGTCGGAACGGATCGCCAGCACGATCACCACCGACACCGCCAGCGCGGTGGCGATCTGGGTGATTGGCACGGTGGCGGCGTGGGCCACCGTCATGCGCTGCGAAAAGCCGCGCAGGGCGTCGCTGCGCTGCTCGAAGCGCTTGCTCTCGTAGCGTTCGCCGGAAAACACGCGGATGACCTGGTGTCCGCGCGCCGCTTCCTCGACCACCTGGGTCATCTCGATGGTCACGCGCTGGTTGTCGCGATTGAGCTTGCGCAGGCGCCCGGTGGTGGTGCGCACGATGACGGCGGTGGCCGGCACGACCACCAGCGCCACCAGGGTCAGCTTCCAGTTCAGGAACAGCAGCGCGATCAGCAGGCCGGCCACCACCATCGTGTCGCGCACGAAGGCCAGGAACACGGAGTTGATCATGTCGACCACCTGGCGCACGTCGCCGATCACGGTGTTGATGATCTTGCCGGTCGATTCGTGCTGAAAGCTCGCGACGGGCAAGCGCAGCACGCGCTCGAACACCATGCCGCGAAGGTCGTTGAGCACGCGGCTCATGACCCAGTTGTTCAGGTAGGCCGTGGAAAACGTGAACACGCCGCGCAGGATGAAGATCGACAGCAGCACCAGCGGCACCAGCCACAGGCTGAACGACATCTTGTTCGCGCCGAATCCCTTGTCGAGCAGGAGTTCGAGCGCCTTGCCCAGCATCGGCTGGGTCGCGGCGGTGCCGGCCATGGCCAGCAGCGACAGCAGGGCGCGGGTGCGATAAGGCCAGACCACCGCAACCAGGCGCCTGGCAATGCTACGTTTTTCCATCGATTCGTCTTTCGTGTTCGGGGCGGCGCTCCGAATACCCGCGCCAGCCCGGCATTTTCGCACGAAACCGTACGCCAGCGGAGGCCCCTGGCGGCGCGGCCCCGTACGGTAGAATAACGGACAATATTCACTGGAGCGTTCGCCGCTTGCACATGACAATCGCACCACCAGTTCCGCTGACGCGGGCCGAAAACATTGTCCGCTACCTGATCCTGCTTGCGCTGTTTTCGGTGTCGTTCTCCACCGCGCTGACCAACCTGTTCGTCGGCTTCGGCTACATCGGCTTCATCGTAGCGCTGTGCACCAGCCCTTCCCTGCGCCGCGTACTGCGCTCGCCGCCGGCGCTGCTGGCGCTCGCGCTGCTGGCACTGTTCATCATTGGCGCAAGCTGGTCGATCGCGCCGCGCGCCGACCTGGCGACTGCGTTGAAAAAATACTCGCGGCTGCTGATCCTGCCGATGGCGATTGCCATGAGCTGGCGCGATCCCGGCCTGGCGCCGCGCGCGCTGCGCTGGTTCCTCGGCGGCGCCGCGGTGCTCGCCGTATCCTGCTACCTGGTCAAATTCGGCATGATGCCGGAGTCGCGCCTGGGCTGGTGGAAGGTCAGCACCGACGCGCGCGACGCTTACGTCTTCAGGAACCACATCACGATCGGCATCCTGCTGGGGTTTGCCGCCTGCCTCAGCCTCCTGGCCGCCAGCTACAAGACGGCCTGGCGCGCCCGCGCACTGTGGATCGCCGGCGGCGTGCTGTTTGCGGTGCCGACCATTTTCCTCGGCCAGGGCCGGACCGGCTATGTCGCCCTGTTCATCGGCATGGTCGCGCTGTTCCTGATCCGCACGCGCATCACGCCGCTGCGCACGGTCGCCGGCGTGATGGCGATCGGCGCGCTGTTCCTCGGCTTCTATCTCGCATCGTCCAACGTCAGGTCGCGCACCGACGACATGGTCAACGAGATCCAGAACCACCGCGTGCAATCGCCGAACGGCCTGCGCGTGAGCTTCCTCAGCGTGGGACTGGACGTGGTTGCCGCCCACCCGCTGCTGGGGGTCGGCACCGGCGGGTTTGCAGAGGCTTATGCGCCCACCGCGCAGCGCAACTGGCCGGCCGGCCACGAGATGGCAACCGCGCGGCACCAGCCGCACAGCGAATTCCTTCTCGTGGCGGTGCAGCTTGGGCTGCTTGGATCGCTGGTCTATTTCGCCATGCTCGGAACGATCGGCGGCGCCGCACTCGGGGCGCGCAATTTCGAGAGCGACAGCCTCGCGCTGCTGTGGGTGGTGTACGTGGTGACGTCGTCGTTCAACAGCCTGCTGTGGGATACCACCGAGGCGCACTGGTTCCTGCTGCTGGCGGGATGTTTGTATGTTGGCGCGCTTCGGCGCCGTGGAGTGAAGCAATGACCGATGGACTGATCACGCTGATCGTCACGACCTACAACCGGCCCGACGCGCTGGAGGCGGTACTCGAGGGCTGCTTCACGCAGAGCGACCGGAATTTCGAGATCATCGTCGCCGATGACGGCTCGACCGAGGTCACGCGCGATTGCATCGCGCGCCTGGCGGCCCGCTCGCCGGTGCCGCTGCGGCATGTGTGGCAGGAGGACATCGGCTTCCGTCTGGCGGGGGCGCGCAACCGCGGCATCGAGGCGGCGCAGGGAGAATACATCCTCATTCTCGATGGCGATTGCGTGCCGCAGCGGGACTTCATCGAGCAGCACCGCAAGCTGGCGCGGCGCGGGTTCATGGTGACGGGAAGCCGGATCCTGCTCGACGAGGCTTACACCAGGCAGGTGCTGGAGCGGCATATCGCGCTGCAGTCGCTGCGGTTTGCGGACAAGATTCGCCTGCGCGCGGCCGGGCATTTGAACAAGGCCTTGCAGCTGATCGTGAAGCTGCCGGACGTCGGGCGCGAGAAGCGACGCTTTAGCTATCGCCGCATCAAGGGCTGCAACATGGCGATCTGGCGCTCGGACCTGGAGCTGGTGAACGGCTTTGACGAAAGCTTCAAGGGCTGGGGGCACGAGGATGCCGATATGGTAGTGCGGCTGTTCAATGCGGGCGTGATGCGCAAAGACGGGGCGTTCGCGACGGAGGTGTTCCATCTTTGGCACCGCGAGGCGCAGCGGGACCAGGCGAGCAGCAACAAGAAGGTTGTGCTGGAGCGGGAGATGGATCGGACGACGCAGGCGGCGAAAGGGCTGCGCGAGCACCAGTAATTTAATCCAAATGGGGTCAGGTCCGCAGGACCAGACCCCCGACTCCGGTCAGTATTCGACGGCGACTTCTTTCGCGCCCAGCACGCGCTCCAGCGCCAGCTGCAAGGCGTCCGACGGCGCCACCCGCCAGTCGTCGCTCAGCTGCACCAGGCATGGAACGCCTTGCGGCTCCACGCGCATCGCGACCGGCAGGCCGTCCGGATTGCGGTGCGGCTGCAGCACTTCCGCCACCTTGGCGGGACTGACCGTGCAGGCCATCGACATCGACAGGCGGTTGCCGTACTGGATGCGCGACATCGCGATGTCGAACACCTTCTCCGCGGTGATGCGCAGGCCTCCGTTGAAGCGGTCTTCCGACACCTTGCCCACCACCAGCAGGAAGTCGTCTTCCTTGAAGATGTTCTTGTTCGCTTCGAACAGTTCGCTGTACACCGTCACCTCGACCACCGCCGTCTTGTCGTCGAGCGAGACGATCAGGATGCGGCCGCGCTGCGTCATCTGGCTGCGCACGCCGGTGATCACGCCGCACAGCATGCGCGCCTCGCGCGACGGATCGAGGTCCTTGAGCTTGGTGCGCGCAAAACGCCGCACTTCGGTCGCATACGTGTCGAACATGTGCCCGGACAGGTAGAAGCCGAGCGCGATTTTTTCCTCGGACAGCTTCTGCTTGTCGGTCCACGGCGTGGCCTTGACGTAGTCGGGCGGGGCCACCAGGTCGCTGTCGTCGCCGCCAAACAGGCTGACCTGGTTAGCCGACGCCTGCGCCTGGTCGGCGCACTCCACCGCGAACGCGACCGACGCCAGCAGGATCGCGCGGTCCACGCCGAAGCAGTCCATCGCACCGGCGCGGATCAGGGACTCGATCGTGCGGCGGTTGATCTG
This window of the Massilia sp. R2A-15 genome carries:
- a CDS encoding class I adenylate-forming enzyme family protein; translation: MDIAALLAALPDRISAIVRAGAARAPDAPALNEGGRTWTYAQLAGEVDARVALLRQLGVRGGDRVMVVGENCVAQVALIFAAAELDAWIVNVNARLSAAEIANIREHSGARRVLFTVAASPEAQQHAAREGAVAHGDVMAGPLNEACLPEPVDAGNEQVAALIYTTGTTGSPKGVMLTHRNLLFIAAVSSTLRGLTPQDRAYGVLPISHVYGLASVMFGTLYAGACLYLAPRFSAQAMLRAIGDDRLTILQGVPAMYARLLELADKPLASQLRFLYAGGSPLDPVLKAQVESVFALPLHNGYGMTESSPTISQTRLDAPRADTSVGAVIPGVEVRIVDAGGADVPAGEAGELWVRGPNVMKGYYREAALTAAAMRPGGWLNTGDMARQDPDGALFIVGRTKELIIRSGFNVYPLEVETALNAHPGVAQSAVVGRALAGGNEEVVAFVETAPGQAPTEQELRDFLAQRLSPYKCPSEIVIMKALPAAATGKILKGRLKTLAQESPHKKLTKGDK
- a CDS encoding ABC transporter substrate-binding protein, translated to MKTTFKRLALAALVSAACIGAANAEEIKVGAELPLTGSLARVGAGMQEGIMVAQEVFNKTNGKHTIKVITIDDESAPAKAIAAVEKLASDGVVAITGGYGSNNISPASDAANKLGLVYITSGGVDDSLVAAGRKNFFRINNSAGYEKALVGLLQDVNAKSVSIVYSTKDATSGLAKDVEKALAAKGVKVAMHSFDPAITDFKPIINKVKLQDKSEVIAMVGYENDYVGILRAARVLKPSVKAMVGVWSLATPKMAADFPDLMPHVFGTALLPFPAEFKTADGKAFADAYKTLYKKEPDYLGQFGYVQSMLLFEAIARAADKGTLKKGGVADELRKTDKETLIGRVQFGANGDNPNFVHRMGQHQDKKIVIVWPKESATGKIAYPATPW
- a CDS encoding branched-chain amino acid ABC transporter permease codes for the protein MTELILQALYSGLLQGGSYALIALGLALVFGTMKVINLAHGELVLLAAYIAYAVESGLGWGPVLAIPVALVVVCIAAVSVYLIVSRIKKDREINSLILTYGIGVILTNVILLVWHADVRSTSSTWLQEAFVVGPLFSMRSELIFFVVSIVLMAALWWWLSKSWYGRAVRAVSSNRDAAKLMGVDPGRTELVSFIVAGVLASFAGVALFSYGVIQPAYGGALTVKAFIITVLAGVGSIPGVLLGAVLLGVAEALTVTLASSALQELAGMTLFLLVLLVMPNGLFGAARRRG
- a CDS encoding branched-chain amino acid ABC transporter permease, which gives rise to MKYAKILAILMFAYAVVPLAVGANNYYMSMLVAALVIGGVALSWALLGNLGGMVSFGHSAFVGIGAYVSAILSAKHGVPVLMAVPLGGIGAVLASIVMMPVLRLRGPYFALAILAYAHIFRILATEWSSVTGGSGGVSGIPGFPELFGMNNKMASYLVAVTLILVFALAYHRIRASYYGIALRAMHDSEDATRVVGVNSTVLKAGMLMVSAFMAGVFGAVNAHYINFLEPDYAFNALWVTLPIVAAIFGGYRTISGPVIGALVVYLADQLVFKTLMPTGHQLVLGVLLVLMIVFSPSGLMSLLKKKQAAPHA
- a CDS encoding ABC transporter ATP-binding protein; translated protein: MLELDNVSVRFGGLTAVNDVTLKIGSHDVIGLVGSNGAGKTTLFNAISGLVQPTAGGIRFFDRDVMRAPMYRRARLGIGRTFQVPQPMHELTVRENLLVAQRFGTGRVDQKKIDEILDFTSLQDKAGRDAASELALTELKALEVAKALATDPKLLLLDEVLAGLETTGKRRFMGMLRDLHAKFGVGIVMIEHDIEIISALCPRVAVLNFGQLIADGTPDAVFRDPAVIKSYTGAADA
- a CDS encoding ABC transporter ATP-binding protein; translation: MLELKQVRAGYGAINVLWDVSLSAASGQLTTIIGPNGAGKTTLLRAVMGLVPVTQGEIAIDGRSLTGTRTWDMADLGVAMIPEGRMVFRDMSVEENLIMGAFPKAQRSHLATRLEEAFTMFPRLRERRKQLAGSLSGGEAQMLAMGRGLMSDPKLLIIDEPSLGLAPLVVNELFEILARLKDGKRTIILVEQNTQRAVGVADHVYLMQSGKVVMSKAAAEVDLEHLHELYFAR
- the waaF gene encoding lipopolysaccharide heptosyltransferase II, which produces MAQPLLQRLKQKHPDRAIDVLAPPSVSPVWRAMAEVDTVLETPFRHGALQLKERWRYARELRQRGYADAYVLPNTLKYALIPWLAGIPERVGYKGEMRYGLLNVMHHDDTPPRPMVPFYAALAQDPSMALTPAPRPRMGASSEEIAAVCAKTGIALDRPLVVFAPGAEFGAAKRWPAAHFAQLARQIFAHDPTAQIALLGSPKDREACDEVIAGSGKEGMFNLAGATRLGEAIALIARADAVVANDSGLLHIASALNRPVVALYGPTDPDHAPPFSDMAKSISLRLACSPCKQRECPLGHHDCMNKMDAGMVWAELRPMIKV
- the msbA gene encoding lipid A export permease/ATP-binding protein MsbA, translated to MEKRSIARRLVAVVWPYRTRALLSLLAMAGTAATQPMLGKALELLLDKGFGANKMSFSLWLVPLVLLSIFILRGVFTFSTAYLNNWVMSRVLNDLRGMVFERVLRLPVASFQHESTGKIINTVIGDVRQVVDMINSVFLAFVRDTMVVAGLLIALLFLNWKLTLVALVVVPATAVIVRTTTGRLRKLNRDNQRVTIEMTQVVEEAARGHQVIRVFSGERYESKRFEQRSDALRGFSQRMTVAHAATVPITQIATALAVSVVIVLAIRSDMSVGEFTNFITMMLMLLQPLKALVEVNGPMQRGMIAAETVYAMIDAPAEHDTGTTVLGRAKGHLKFENVSFRYPGSVPLALSNVSLEILPGQTVALVGISGGGKSTFVNLVTRFYSPESGRIVLDGVPYEDIKLTSLRAQLAMVSQNVVLFDDTLGANIAYGAEQVDGARLAAAIKAAHLSDVVAALPDGVDTMIGENGMRLSGGQRQRVAIARAIYKDAPILILDEATSALDNESERAVQAALDTLMQGRTTLVIAHRLSTVERADRIVVMEQGRIIESGRHDELLAAGGMYANLYRLQFSEAA
- a CDS encoding O-antigen ligase, encoding MTIAPPVPLTRAENIVRYLILLALFSVSFSTALTNLFVGFGYIGFIVALCTSPSLRRVLRSPPALLALALLALFIIGASWSIAPRADLATALKKYSRLLILPMAIAMSWRDPGLAPRALRWFLGGAAVLAVSCYLVKFGMMPESRLGWWKVSTDARDAYVFRNHITIGILLGFAACLSLLAASYKTAWRARALWIAGGVLFAVPTIFLGQGRTGYVALFIGMVALFLIRTRITPLRTVAGVMAIGALFLGFYLASSNVRSRTDDMVNEIQNHRVQSPNGLRVSFLSVGLDVVAAHPLLGVGTGGFAEAYAPTAQRNWPAGHEMATARHQPHSEFLLVAVQLGLLGSLVYFAMLGTIGGAALGARNFESDSLALLWVVYVVTSSFNSLLWDTTEAHWFLLLAGCLYVGALRRRGVKQ
- a CDS encoding glycosyltransferase family 2 protein; translated protein: MTDGLITLIVTTYNRPDALEAVLEGCFTQSDRNFEIIVADDGSTEVTRDCIARLAARSPVPLRHVWQEDIGFRLAGARNRGIEAAQGEYILILDGDCVPQRDFIEQHRKLARRGFMVTGSRILLDEAYTRQVLERHIALQSLRFADKIRLRAAGHLNKALQLIVKLPDVGREKRRFSYRRIKGCNMAIWRSDLELVNGFDESFKGWGHEDADMVVRLFNAGVMRKDGAFATEVFHLWHREAQRDQASSNKKVVLEREMDRTTQAAKGLREHQ